From Chryseobacterium sp. IHB B 17019, one genomic window encodes:
- a CDS encoding L-rhamnose mutarotase produces the protein MKKFCLALDLIDDPELIAEYEKYHQNVWPEVKQSILDSGIINMEVYRIQNRLLMIVEADENFSFEAKNEADKNNLKVQEWEELMWKFQQQLPNSKPGEKWQLMDKIFSL, from the coding sequence ATGAAAAAATTCTGTCTAGCCCTCGATTTGATTGATGATCCTGAATTGATTGCAGAATACGAAAAGTATCACCAAAACGTCTGGCCCGAAGTGAAACAAAGTATTTTGGATTCCGGAATTATAAATATGGAGGTTTATCGTATTCAAAACCGATTGTTGATGATTGTGGAAGCCGATGAAAACTTTTCTTTCGAAGCCAAAAATGAAGCCGATAAAAACAACTTAAAAGTTCAGGAATGGGAAGAATTGATGTGGAAATTTCAACAACAGTTGCCCAATTCTAAACCGGGAGAAAAGTGGCAGTTGATGGATAAAATATTTTCATTATAA
- a CDS encoding fumarylacetoacetate hydrolase family protein, protein MKLIKFGKPGQEKTGVIIDDKRYDISHLVKDYDENFFSGDAIENLKAEINTQNLPEISPNERLGAPLARPSKIICVGLNYKDHAAETNAPIPQEPILFFKATTAIVGPNDDLVIPKNSTKTDWEVELGIVIGKKASYVSEENALEHIAGYVLHNDYSERAFQLERNGQWVKGKSCDTFAPIGPFIATPDEIEDVHNLRLWLKVNGQILQDGNTSNLIFNVPFMVSYISQFMTLLPGDIISTGTPAGVGLGQKPEPWYLKPGDVVELGIDGLGSSTQKVKAYGE, encoded by the coding sequence ATGAAATTAATAAAATTCGGAAAACCGGGACAAGAAAAGACAGGCGTAATTATTGACGATAAAAGATATGATATTTCCCATTTGGTAAAAGATTACGATGAAAACTTCTTCTCGGGCGATGCCATAGAAAATTTAAAAGCAGAAATAAACACGCAGAATTTACCCGAAATTTCACCTAATGAAAGACTAGGTGCACCTTTGGCAAGACCATCAAAAATCATTTGCGTGGGATTGAATTATAAAGATCACGCCGCTGAAACCAACGCTCCGATTCCGCAGGAACCTATTTTGTTTTTTAAGGCTACCACAGCAATCGTAGGTCCTAATGATGATTTGGTTATTCCTAAAAACAGCACAAAAACCGACTGGGAAGTTGAGTTGGGAATTGTCATCGGAAAGAAAGCAAGTTATGTTTCTGAGGAAAATGCCCTTGAACATATTGCAGGCTACGTTTTGCACAACGATTACAGTGAAAGAGCCTTTCAGCTGGAGAGAAACGGACAGTGGGTAAAGGGAAAAAGCTGCGACACTTTTGCACCAATCGGGCCTTTTATTGCGACGCCAGACGAAATTGAAGATGTTCACAACCTTCGTTTGTGGTTGAAAGTGAATGGACAAATTTTGCAGGACGGAAATACCTCTAATTTGATTTTTAACGTGCCTTTTATGGTAAGTTATATCAGTCAGTTTATGACGTTGCTTCCGGGAGATATTATCAGTACAGGAACGCCTGCCGGTGTCGGTTTGGGGCAAAAACCAGAGCCTTGGTATCTGAAACCAGGTGATGTGGTAGAATTGGGAATTGACGGCTTAGGAAGCAGTACACAAAAAGTAAAAGCGTACGGAGAATGA
- a CDS encoding SDR family NAD(P)-dependent oxidoreductase → MFSLKNKKAVVTGGGSGIGQAIAVQLAANGAEVHILEITEQNGQETLEEIKSSGGNATVYACDVSKQKDVLAVFDQIGAINILVNNAGIAHIGKADTTSEEDFDKIYNVNIKGVYNCLFAAIPQIRKSGGGVIINMASIAALVGIPDRFAYSTAKGAVKAMTMSVAKDYISENIRCNSISPARVHTPFVDGFLKNNYPDNIDEMFEKLSKTQPIGRMAQPEEVASLALYLCSDEASFITGVDYPIDGGFTTLNN, encoded by the coding sequence ATGTTTTCTTTAAAAAATAAAAAGGCCGTCGTAACAGGCGGTGGAAGCGGAATTGGACAAGCAATCGCAGTTCAGCTTGCGGCCAATGGTGCAGAAGTTCATATTCTCGAAATTACAGAACAAAACGGACAGGAAACGCTGGAAGAAATAAAATCTTCCGGAGGAAATGCTACGGTTTATGCTTGTGATGTATCCAAACAGAAAGATGTTTTAGCAGTTTTCGATCAAATTGGCGCGATCAATATTCTTGTAAATAATGCCGGAATTGCGCACATCGGAAAAGCGGATACAACCTCAGAAGAAGATTTCGACAAAATTTATAATGTCAATATTAAAGGTGTTTACAATTGTCTGTTTGCAGCTATTCCACAGATTAGAAAGTCAGGAGGCGGTGTGATCATTAATATGGCTTCCATTGCGGCTTTGGTAGGAATTCCCGATCGTTTTGCGTACAGTACGGCGAAAGGTGCCGTAAAAGCAATGACCATGAGTGTTGCCAAAGATTATATCTCTGAAAATATTCGTTGTAACTCTATTTCTCCGGCGCGTGTACATACGCCTTTCGTTGACGGATTTTTAAAGAATAATTATCCTGACAACATCGATGAAATGTTTGAAAAACTGTCGAAAACCCAACCGATCGGAAGAATGGCCCAGCCTGAGGAAGTTGCTTCTTTAGCACTTTATCTTTGCAGTGACGAAGCTTCATTTATCACTGGTGTAGACTACCCTATTGATGGAGGTTTTACCACTTTGAATAATTAA